The DNA sequence tatcccactggctagcaaATCGCCAgcgctctgcactgcactcaaaTGCTGGTTACTGCTGATTGCAGCCCTGACCAACGTGGTGGAATGACACCATCATGGAAGCGCAACACCCGCCCTCTGTTCCCCGACCTTACCCCCACTCCCCATGTTAAAGTGTAAGCATGGACCCTATTTcccttgtttttgtgtctaatatcccctttccaccaaaattagcatgtttacatatgttttttaaacacGGAATACACACTTAAAATAGTCTATAGACTCCACTCCAATTGCCAGTAGACTAGAGCCACGTACACAGCTCTGTAGTAGATGAGCCATGCCTTTCCGACATCACagacaggccagaaaacaggttagtaaacagtagaaagcagcacgGAGGCCAGTGAAAAGGTTACGGTGGTTACTTCTTGTTatttatctcttacttattcagtctctctttcacactcagtgcagactaatttgaaATGATGAGTGCTGCTTGGGCGGAGACAGCAGTATTTTGTGATGGCATGACAATGCCCGTGATTACCGCAGACTTATTTGACCCAGGTGTGtcaattgtaacctttcccattatgtacaaaagccagatgttagtgggtgttagtgggttttttgtgcagtgggaaaggggcttaagTCACAGCtgtaacaacagtttttgaaattaatTGATGAAATTGATGATGCGAAAATTTGCAGGCTATGTTCAAGCTAAAATCACTGTTCACTTAAATGGAGTCTGATGGCTTTGGGAATAGCAATTTCTGGACTGCttctggtgaaacaaaaaggatctacCTCTTAAccaaaaggtctatctctgtaggaatcctttcaaaaatgttgtcagacacctaGAACAACTGGAGCCTTTtactggcaaaaacaagcacgcTTCATGGACATAAATCGATGTTGCATAAATTCCCCGCGTGGATACATTGCAACCTGTTTCTCAGCTGCAGCGGTCTAGCTCAAGGCTGGACAgatttcaaaaatatttgttccAATTACTCACCTAGGCACAAAAACATTGGgaaagggtccaggttgaaaaacacatAAGTTTACGTTTAACATTGTTAgctttgtcagcactgttgcagttgttagcaccgttagcagtTTGCAGTCAGTCCAGGCCCAGACTCTGAATCTTAGATAtactctgaatgttgcatacaacTCTGTGAAAGTACTAAAAAAATGAGTCTGCCATCAAATATAATCTGAGATATAGTTttgctcaaacacacaaaacatactGAAAACAGGACACCTGCACTGACTCATCACTGAACAAAGCTTGAAAGACTAGTCATGGTTCTGCTCTTATTACCGATCCCTGATATTCTGAAGGTCTGGACTGGACAATAAGTGTTGGTCTCAATGGaatgaggttcttatttactgAATATCCGTACAATTTACCTTTCTAATAAGCAATATTTCTACAGGCAGTGTTTCTCTTTCAAGgactatttttattttgtcacgCTGAGTGTCCTATTGTTGAGCAGGGAGCGCTCATGGTACATATTAAGGTCAAAATTGATTTAATTTGCAATGTACTCATCACAACAGGCCAATGTGCTTGTTACAGTGACACAGGCAGACGTCTACTGCACAATTGCCAGTGTGAGTCAATGTTATAGAATTTATTTCCCCTCCCcgttgcttttgttttgtaacCTTCCATTCATCCATCTACAGGAAGTGATTTCTTGTGGGGAATCAAGCCTGTTGACTCTTAAACTGGAACAAATGAAAGTACGACGCAGAGGAAACGGTCCACTGAGTGTCATATCTATCtatcaatctatctatctatggaCTGAATCTCATGGTACTAAAATATTCTACAGCAGCTACTCATCTCGTAATATATTGAGTATATCCAATAAATATAATCTTTGTAATTATACTCATACAAGTTAGCATAACCGGCTACAAGcccacagctgcagcaggaccCCTTGTGGAGGATTTTCCcttgtgtatgtttttgtgctcccctcctctcctccatcttcttttgCTGAAGTGACCCCATTGAGATGTAGAGAAATGGTCTTAGGTGACAGTCATAATGAACATGATCGTGTTCACTCAATAAATCTCAGGCCCGGTGCTTTTTGAGCACAAATCAGTGAAATGTTAAagcccacctgtctgtctccatcagtCATTTCCACTGTCACCTCCCCACCGCCTGATGGATCACAGTTGCTGCAAAATTAGACAGCCTTGAATCTCATTTCTTTCCAATTGGCCTCTCCCTGCAATCTCACTCTGGCTGGCTGACATGTGCCGGTCCTCTATGGGAGGGGAGTCTCAGATAGGAACTAATACTACATACACTAAACACAGCTTTATCTCGAAACGAGGGGATTAGGTTGCCTGCCTCCAGTGCACCTCAAAGACGAGTGCCATATGACTGCCAAATTCCCTTACATGCTATTTACATTATCATTCAGTCAGCAGTATATAGGACATGGATGGGCGGCTTTTTATTTGATGTCGAGCGACTTGTACTCGTACTAAAAATCATCTTGTACCCATGTGAAAAGAAGATTATTGCTTTACAGTATGCCACAGGCTGCAGTGTGAAAAGTGCTGTGGGAGGATTTGGGACATTTGCCTGCCTCTACAGGTGCCTCAGATACAGGTGAACAGTAGGATAAGTAGCAGGCTATAATAATTGACTGTAATAGTGTTGTGCAGtggaaataataaaacacatcaatTATTTTTCCTTCTACAATGTGTGAGACTTTACTGAGAATTATCGCTTGAGAAAGAGTATGAAATTAATCTACCTCACTGTCCCCTCTTTCCCTAAATCTTGCACTAACCCCAGGGGTGAACAGCCATAGGAGGGCAGGATGAGCACGTCCTCTACGAGATGGACGCCATCACTCTAGTCTACAGTGAGCTCTAGGGCTCACTAGAGGGAGTCAGAAACCTCTGCATTGAGGCACAGTCGGGGTTGGTTGAATGACTCCACAGCTAATGCACCACTGCTGCTCGAGCTCTGACGTGCCTTTAACACCATTACAATTGCATCCCACTGAGCTGAATTCCTTTGTTCTAGGCCATGCTGTGTAGATGAGGTCCATTTCCAAGTGGGGGATTTTAATATCAGGTTGGTTTAAAAGAAGAAGCAGAGAATAGTCCAGCATTGAGGCTGAGCCTGCGCCTGCCTTTGTCTTGTGTTCGTCCACGCTGCTGTGGGTACACTAGATGGCAAACTTTACACTGGAATCACCGAGCAGTGGATCTATCTGACACAAACGAGAGGGATCAGATTCTTCCCAAATTGTGTTGATGAATGTCTTAATCAAAGGCTGTCCCTCTCAGGTTTCGCCTCATTGAAAAGTTATGATTGAATGTTAATAATCTTCTATTCCACATCCATTGTGTGGAGGCTACATCAGATGGTCACTGATGTGTTAAGGGGATGATTTTGCAGTTTTGTCCTTCCACTTGGCCACGGACCATTTGAGTGTTAACTTTTTAGTTTTTGAGTGATGGAAATCCCTACTGACCTTTTGCTTTGTTGCAGTCTATACCCAGGAGTGTGAGTTAAATGAGAAAATGACAATATAAACAGCAGCAAGCTGCAGGCTGTTGTGTATGCATGGCTCCTTCAGTAAAATGCACCCTGATAGATTTGGCCAAACATACTGTAAGCTCAAAGAAATTACTGCCAAGAAATCTTACAATTCGAGGCAGAGGAAAAACAATGTCCAAAACTTTCTCTGAAtttaagacacaaaaagaaaccagattctttaaaaaaaaaaaaaaaaaaaaaaaactcgtGCCATGAAGTGAGAATATGAACGGCACAGTCCCGAGCTGACAGAAAACAGAGCTATGGCTAATATGTACGAATGAAGAGACACTGCTGAGGTATGGCTCCAACCaaaacaaaaggacaaaaaCTCAATATCTGGCAATGATGATGCAAAGGACAAATATGGTTTCCCATTAGCTCTTGTTTGACCTTTGCAATATGACAACAATATAGTGGTGAGCCATAAAAGGTCagggaagacagagagaaagaaagagcatAGTATACTTTACGGAGGTGAAGTGCTGCAGGAAGTCTCAAATAACCTCTTTATGGGCACTACATTATTTTCAATAGAACAGATTCTTTTGGGAAACTATGACTATAACTTTCTTTCAGTATGATATAATGAAATCAATATCCTAAACTGCACCCCAGTATAAATTCCTACAGGTTAGAGGATATTATATTTTTgctatttagtcaatgaaaatcAACATTACAGCTGCTGTGTGCTACTGACCCCATCTATCTCTGTGGTATTTAGCTCACCTTATATAAACCTAATATCAATACTGACACCAGGTCAACAGGCTGCGTTTTAGTATGTATGGGGTAATTCAATCTCATGTATTGATCAATGTGAGTGAATAATCAAGCTACATTTAAGAGCTATTGAGGAAACATGTCATTCATTatagttctctctctctcccacaatAGATCATTAGATTCAAGTAAATCTCATCATGCATCCTGCCAGCATATTTCAGCAAAAACAAGGGAAACCGGGCATGAAGCTCCACAGTGCTGTGAAGTCACGCTCTGATTAAAAACTTATATTAAAAGTGATAGTGATACATTATTACCTAAAGGATTTAGGGAACTCCTTCCCCTCATTTTCCATGGAAATTAACCTGTGTTAAAGTCATCCATAGGAACAACTTTTTCTCATCATAAAAGCCACTAACACAAGATgcctcaggtaaaaaaaaaagaaagcagcagAGCCTTTTTTTACTCACTTGTGAGGATCTTCCATGTCTTTTTCTCGTCGTCATAGTACTGGACCAAATTGCTGGGGAGACGATCAGGTCCAGGAGGCAAACCACCCACCAGTAACAGCATTCTCTTATTGGAACGGATTCTGTAATGTCAaaagtgtgggtgtgtggaCAAGTGTTGGGAAACAGAGAACAAAACAGGTATTAAGCCTTAAAATAAAGCTGCTAAAAACAGGCCAAAATAAACTCGACCCTGACCTGAGCATCTTTAATTTCTTAATTTACACATCTACGTTGATAGCAGCAGCTGGCCTGCGTATTTTGCTTGTCACTCTGAGAATGCTCAGTGTATGAATGAAATAATCAGTGAATGAATTAAAGAACAAATGCATGGTTAGATGAACCCTTGTCTGGGTACAGCCACTGAACTTGAAGCTACTAAACAGGCAGTATGTGGCCACGTTTATTATAATTAACAAAAAATTGCTCAACAGCGTACTTATCCTTTTGATGTGTTATTGAATGGTTATTGTACTCTAAAGATATCTTTTCAATTAGCTGTGAAGCGAAGACGATCCTGCAGGGTGCCATGCTGGAGGCTAAAAGCGCAATTGAGTACATAAACCTGCCTATACAATGTCTCGATTCCATTGGCTGCAGTGATTCATGTGACATCTCAGAGCCAGTTGTGAGATATTTCCTGCTGTTTGTATATGATATATAACCCAAAAGCGGCACACTTTGCTGTACATTAATGACCGTTATCTGGCTCCTAATGGATTTGAACACAAATCCACCAATTAATCACAATATGCAGTAAAAAGATTAAGAGCAGCTGGCCTTTATGTTCAGTCACGTTCaccttttttcatattttactttttcatgCTTGGGAAAACCTCCGTCGTCTCGGTACATTCTCTCTGCTACTGCCCCACTCGGAAGTGTTTTGGGGTTATTCATATGCAAATGAGCCCCTGGACATAGATAATGGTGATTAATTGAGAGGAGAGAAACAGTGGCATGTGAAACTAATTATGAGGATTCCTGATTCTTTGCTCATTCAGGTCCATATGTGGGAATAGATATGTTATTGGGATAATGGAGGAATAGATACATGTGGAATGATTTCACTTTAAGGTTCTTTGTgcaaaattagatttttaagtTCTCAGTGCCACAGCTCTAATTTTCTGCTCTTCAGAGATATATGCAGTGAATTCAGAATTTGAATACTGATGCCATCACTACTCATAAGATTTTTAAAGCTTTGGCTGTACAGTTAGCTCTGTAAACAAAATGTGACAACAGcaccatcaatcaatcaacttaCTGACAACCCCTGCCTACTTACCAGCTCCTTAAAGTGCTGATCAGGACAAACAGGGAAGTAAGACATGCAGCTTGGCCTATTTTTGTGTGAGTGAGACACATTTGTCTAACCTGGAAATAGGGAGCATTGTCAAATTGTTCCTTATCTAATAAATCCTCAAATATAATACACACCCAAATATATTGAATTACCTCTGACTGTCAGTTTTGTTTATAAGCAGCTTGATAGCTGGAGTGTCCTTGTGCCCATACCAGAATTGCTACATAATTACCATGTAAttctggcaacaattaaattaCAGCATTTCAAATCGTATTCATGAGAGTTGCTACACATCAAACGCATAACCTTTATCTAGTTTGCTGCATCTTGTCTACACTGATTAGAGAGCAATTACACAGATGTGTGAGGAAATAAAGAGTTGTTTTTTCTTCACTAAAACATAAGGTAACCTTGTAATTATGGATACAGTGTAGCATAGAGTAGATCAAGCCCCTTGACAGCTGGCAGTCTTTTACAGGAAAAGACCCACAATCCTCGTTAAGTGGGCCTCAGACCTCACATCTCTGTCTGACCACCTACATAGTCTAGACTACACAGGCGCTGCGACCAGTGCTTGAGCGAGTGGGCAATACTTGAGTCGGCAATTTGTTCAAATTTAACAAGAGGGAGGCATTTAATCGCCTTGCGTCCACCCTCAAACAGCTCAttgctgtgtgcgtgtgtgtatgtgtgtttctcttttgtatctgtttgtctgtctcatcCTCACCTGCTGGCCGTGGTCTGCCTGCAGTGCTGCCTGAAGGGCATCAGGTGGTAGTTCATGGCATCCAGGAGCAGTTTCTGGCACACAGGGTCACTCCTCATGAAGTCAACAGACTGCACCCTCTCCACCAGCTCTGGAGCAGGTATGAGGGCGAAGCGCAGCCTCTTCATAAGGTCCGGTGCATAGTGCATGCGAGTCTCCCGGTCATGCTCCAGCCAGAGGACTGACATCTGGAACAGAGCCAGCTCTGACTCCACCGGGGGTGGCAGAGCATCTAGCATGGCACACATCTCCTCAAAGTTCAGCAGCAGCACATCCTCCACCAGGTACTTGTTGGCCAGCTTCTTGGTCTCATCCAGTCCATGGAGTGCGGCAATCTTGCAGATCTGCTTGTAGTTCTGCACAGAGATCTGGTCGTTGAGGAACTGCACGCTGAGCTTGGTAATCTGGGGGATGTTGAGGATCTTGCTGACTGACAGAACCTCTTCCACTGTGTCCAGGGAAAGAGTCACGTTGGCAGTGTACAGGTACTCCAGCACTAATCGTAGTCCAATGGAGGAGCAGCCCTGGAGTACCAGGTTATTGATGGGCCTGGTGCTGGGGGTCACCAGCTTGTCATCAGGAGAGGATGAGGGGGTCCCACTGCTGCCCTGGTCCCCTTTGCTCCCCTCATTGTTGATTACATTGTGGGAAGAGAAGAGGGATCTGAAATACTGGGAGCAGGATGCCAACACAGCTTTGTGGCAGTGGAACTGCTGTCCCTGGGCAGTGAGAGTCACATCACAGAAAAGCTGTTTTCTCCATAAGAGATTGAGCCCGTGCAGCAGGGTGTCACTGTGTGTTGGGTCAAAGGTGGATGTTCTATCACCCGATCTGGACATGACTTCCTGACTGTGAACGCCACCTAGGCAACAAATAAACCATGCAAGCCATTTACCTCAggtcatgtattttttttttctttttctgcacaACACACGCAGCCTATAGATCAGACAACTATTAGAATAGAAAACGATCTGTCGAGTAAGTTATTGAACAGATCTCCCGTCCATCCAGCGGGGAAGAGCCATCACGCCACGCCAGCCGGCGAGAATCTACATCCAACACGGCTTCTTTCAACTTTGAGCTCTGGTCGTaaagcaacaaacaaaaacgCAGTAGTTCCCACAGCGTGCCACTCTTATTCATTCTTAAGTCAAGATGATTTAAATGGAGGCTGAGGTTTTGAAGGGCGCTGTCAAAACAAACCGAGGATACGGAGATGCTGCAGCGCTTTCCCCCCTCGGTACCGCGGCTGAAGTTGTCGGATCAGGAGAAAGAGACACGGTGGACGGATAACATGCAGCATTCAGCCAACACTTATCCCTTCTCCTATCTTGCTGCACACCCCCACAATGAGGACATTACACATCGCACAGATTTACGGAGTCATACAAAAGCAATTAGTTTGTCTCCGAGCCGTCAGCAGCAGTATGGGTGCGTTTCGCTTTTAGCCTACCTGAGTTAAGCGGACGTGAGTATCGGAAAATATTCACTGAAATGCAGCTTTCGGTAAAGTTAAACGTAATATGCATATCTATTGTTTGCCAGGCACTACAAACAAGCGATTTCTATGTGCGTAATGTGTGTAAACTTGACACAAGCGTGCTGTAACGTTGTCGCCAGATTCACTAAAAGCGCCTGTCACAACTAAATGATGTGAGCAGCTCGCCTGAGAAGGAGCCAAACTTACCTGACTTCAGCTCTtgacaaaaaagaaagtaaGCTCCGGGTTCCCAATATTCTCACTTGAATTTTTCCTTTGTTCTCCTTTTTAAGAAATGTcctttttcccctttaaagtCTATAGTCGGTGGTGTCTCAAAATAACCATTGATTCCAACTCATAAAGTCACTATTTTCAGGTTATTTGTTGACGTTGATCATTTGTTCTTCTGAATTAACaagaagtgtgtgagtgtgtgagagggagcTGTGCTTTCtgcaagagaagaagaagaagaaatatacGTGTGACAAATTATGCTACCAAGAAACAACACATCATTATCCTTGGGCCTGGGGCTCAGTGAGTCGTAACGAGAGTAATAGGAAATCCACGGTTGGGGAGAGAAACGGTCGTGCATGGCCGGTGGAGAGAGACCATGCAGGGGTATGGATGCTGGAGAGACTCGCAAAATTATGGCTCAAGGCTATTGTAAAAACTGTCGAGCGTAAATGACTGCGATTTCAAACATCtatggaagaaagaaaagagaaaggggGAGAAAAACCGAGTCTTTCCCTCGCTGTTATAGAGAGAACCGTCAAGTTTTAGTGCGCATTGCTAATTAGTCAATTTCTCTCTGCCTTCACAGCCCGACGACTTTGCTGCTGAGCTGAAACTGCTAATTTCTGGGACCAGCCTTTTTTTGGCTGTGAACTGGATGGATGAATGGCTTGTCTCgcacaaatgacaaaaagccCCTGCCTTAATCTCCATCGCCAAAATAACCCCTCATCTCATTCTGCTCCTGCTAGTCCTTCAAAAGAAGGTGCTCTACACAAACTGAAGTTTTGCATCTGCATCATAAATACTACATGCACGATAATGCCCACACATTGTGTATAATGTTGAATTAAAAGCACATACACCCCCCTTTGTTATTCCTATGTGACAAAAGCatcagaccacacacacacacacacacacacacacacacacaccatgaaaCACGACACATGCCCGAAGTGATGCAAAGTTATCAAACAACAAGTCTAAGATAACATACAGTGTTTCATGTACTATTATCTTGTCTGATCAGTTCACTGTTTCACAAGCTGAGGTCTAGCTGCAGGCCTGAAAACACAAAGGGTTGAAACCTAATACAACATCCATCAGCACACAGTGGTGTGTTGTTGTACGTGAAAGTCCCAGTTGGATATTCAGATTCCATATGGCCGCACACTTTCGCCTACAAGACTGACCTTTATCCATTAAAACAAGCCGATCGATGAGAATAAGACTTGTTGTCGTGTGTGAATGTCCGCTTGACCTTATGGTGTAATACATAGCACTCACAAACAACCAACAAGCTGAAAGTCCAACCATGGCTGTAGATGTGAGGGGGGACGcaggggacacgtgccccctcAGTATTTATAATGTGCATGAAAGaacaaaacaattattttgacataattaaaaacatttacatcataaactaatgcagaaaagacacaaattggtgcatatcAATTcatcagaatgcaggaaattaagtgtttgatgctcaacttttttcccccaaaccCCCCATTTTACATGTCCCCCCCAGGTCTGAAACAAAATCTACAcccttttatatttatttatttagccttCAATAAACTAGTAAGTGCCCTGcgacagtctggcgacctgtccagggtgtacctcgctggaataggctccagcctccctgCGATCCCTAAGAGG is a window from the Epinephelus fuscoguttatus linkage group LG15, E.fuscoguttatus.final_Chr_v1 genome containing:
- the klhl14 gene encoding kelch-like protein 14, whose translation is MSRSGDRTSTFDPTHSDTLLHGLNLLWRKQLFCDVTLTAQGQQFHCHKAVLASCSQYFRSLFSSHNVINNEGSKGDQGSSGTPSSSPDDKLVTPSTRPINNLVLQGCSSIGLRLVLEYLYTANVTLSLDTVEEVLSVSKILNIPQITKLSVQFLNDQISVQNYKQICKIAALHGLDETKKLANKYLVEDVLLLNFEEMCAMLDALPPPVESELALFQMSVLWLEHDRETRMHYAPDLMKRLRFALIPAPELVERVQSVDFMRSDPVCQKLLLDAMNYHLMPFRQHCRQTTASRIRSNKRMLLLVGGLPPGPDRLPSNLVQYYDDEKKTWKILTIMPYNSAHHCVVEVENFLLLLGGEDQWNPNGKHSTNFVSRYDPRFNSWIQLPPMQERRASFFACRLDKHLYVIGGRNESGYLSSVESYNLETNEWNYLSSLPQPLAAHAGAVHNGKIYISGGVHNGEYVSWLYCYDPIMDVWARKQDMNTKRAIHALAGMNDRLYAIGGNHLKGFSHLDVMLVECYDPKADQWNILQTPILEGRSGPGCAVLDDSIFLVGGYSWSMGAYKSSTICYSPEKGTWTELEGEVAEPLAGPACSTVILPACLPFNK